Within Euryarchaeota archaeon, the genomic segment TCCTCGTCACCACCGGAATGGAACGGTGCCCCGCGTTCCATGACACCTTGAACGGCGTCTACTGGCGCGGCGAAGGGTCGGGCCGCCTCCTCGTCGGAGACGGGACCGGGCTTGTCGAAGTGCCCCCGGACGATTTCCCGAAGCCGCCGACGGATGAGTTCAAGGAAAAAGTCGCCCAAGCGATCACGGCCCGGTTCCCGAAAAGCGGCTGGAAATTCGAGCGCGCCTGGATGGGCGCCTGCACCGCGACACCCGACAGGCACCCGCTCGTCGGTGGGGTCCCCGGAGTTTCGGGCCTGTTCGTGGCGGCGGGCGCCAACGGATTCGGGTTCATGCGAGGCCCCGCCCTAGGCGAAGCGATCGCAGACATCGCGACCGGACGGACCCCGCCCGTCGACATCGGCGATTTCGATCCCGCCCGGTTCCGAGGATACGCCGGGGAGCCGTTCGCGATCAGGGAAGGCTTCACCATCGAGTAGACAGGTAAGGACGGTCGTCCGCTGGTGGCCGGCGACCTCCGCCGAGGTCCTCGACGTGTTGACTGTTTTTTCCAAATACGCCGTCTCGGTGAGGACGCTCCGAGGCCGCGGTAACCGTTAAATGAGCCGCGCGCCATTGGCCGATGTTGACCCGATATCTTGTCGTGGACGACAGCCCCGCCATCCGCCTGCGGACCGTCTCGTACGTGAAGCAGGCGGACCCGCGCCCGTCATGGATAATCGAGGCCGGAAGCCGAGAAGAGGCCTTGGATCTCTTCGCCGCGCAAAAACCCGACGTGGTCTTCCTCGACATGGTGATGAAAGGGGATCAGGACGGACTCGATACCCTGAGGGCGATCGTCAAGACGAACCCGAAGACCATCGTCGTGATGTGCACGGGCCTTTCGCGCGACGACCCGAGTGTACTCAAGGCCATCAGCGAAGGCGCGTTCGATTACATCCAGAAACCGGTGCGCAGCGAGGACGTGAAGCGGGTGCTTGATTTGGCGTCACAGGAGATCAAGCGAATCCAGGCGCGCGCGTGACGGAAGGTCCGGCGCCCATTGGTGAGCGGATGCCTTCCGAGAGCGGCAGGAATCCCATGGCCCCACACTGGCCGCCCGACGTGTCCGCTCTCTTGGTTGCGGCGGGCGCACTCGAGATCGTTGTGGGCATTGGAAACAGCATGAACAAGGTCAGCCTCCTTATCGGAATATTGATCGTGGCCGCAGCAGCACACGACCACAAGCGACGACGGACCTCCCTTCCTCTCTTCGGACTTGCAACGATATCACTCGCATTGGCCGTCCTACGTCTCGGCACGTTCCGGACCACGCAGAACCTGCTTTTCGTGGCACTTCTCGCCGAGATTCTACTCCTGGCGTGCGGCATGGTCTTGGGAATCAAGGCGTACCGTTCGAGCAATCGTTTGGAATGACAGGGGTCCGAAGCCGGGCGCCACGCATCAAGCATGTTCCTGTGATGGATGCGAAACCGGCACGCACGCCCCGCGGACCTTCTCGACGATCTCAATGGATATGCTTCCGATCCCTCTCGAACGCGGCTTGGCAGGATGGACTACAAAAGAAATGTTCGTGTCCGCCATGGTTTACCACAATCGCTCCCAACGCCTTCGCCCGCTCCGGCTCGCCGAGGTCCATATTGCAGACTGGATCGACGACCACGTGTCACCTTCGCGCCATGGGCGCTGCGAGGATGCGTTTCGCGTCGCCTTCCGTGACGTATTCGCGGGGGTCGATGAGCTTTCCATCGATGGCACTCGCCGCGGCCGTCGCCGGCGAGACGAGGTAGGACTTCGATTGCGCGTGGCCCATGCGCCCCACGTAGTTGCGGTTAGAAGTGGAGATGCATGTCTCGCCGCCGGCGAGGACCCCGCCCATCCCGCCAAAGCAAGCGCCGCAGGATGCCGCATTGAATATCCCGCCGGCATCGACTATGATGTCGATGATGCCTTCGCGAAGGCACTGGTTGTAGATCGATGTCGAGGCCGGGAAGACGACGAGGCGCGTCCCGCGCTTCACTTTGCTTCCACGCAGGATATTCGCGACGATGCGGAGATCCTCCAACCTTGCGTTCGTGCAAGACCCTATGAAGACCTGGTCGACCTGGCCGGTCTCGACGTCCTTCACGGCCTTCACGTTCTCGGGGCTTGAGGGGAGGGCGACTTGCGGTTCCAAAGAGTCGAGGTCAAACTGGAGATCGCTCCTGAAGGTCGCCCCCTCGTCGCTTTTCAGCGTCATGTTGCGCTCGATCTCGCCGCGCCGGCCGTTCTTCACGTCGAGGCCGGCGAGATAACGCGCGGTCTCCGCGTCGGGAGGCACGATGCCGGCCTTTGCCCCCATCTCGGTCGTCATGTTCGTGAGTGTGAAGCGCTCCCACATCTCCATGGCGGCGATGCCCTTGCCCGTGAATTCCACCGCACGGTAACGCGCTCCGTCGTCGCCGATCGTCCCGATGATCTTCAGGACGAGGTCCTTGCTCGACACCGGAAAATGCAGGCGACCGGTCACGTTCATCCGCATCGTTTCGGGGACGCGTAGCCAGATGTCGCCCGTGGAGAACACTGCCGCCATCTCCGTGGGCCCGATGCCGCACGCGAAACTGCCGAGCGCCCCCGCCATGTTCGTGTGACTGTCGGTGCCCACGACGAGGTCGCCCGGGAGGACGAAGCCTTCCTCCACCAGGATCTGGTGGCAGATGCCCTGCCGCCCCACGTCGTAGAAGTTCGGGATACCATATTGGTTCACGAATTCGCGGCAGGCCTTGTGGAGACGTGCCGCGCTCTCGGTCGAGGCGGGGACCCAATGGTCGATCGGGACGACGACGCGCTCCGGGGCCCAGACCTTTCCCGCTCCCATCCGCTTGAATGGGTCAACGACCTGTGCCAACGCCTCGTGCGCCATGGCCACGTCGACTTTCGCCTCGATGATCTCACCGGGCACGACCCTTGCGCGTCCGCTCTTGGACGCGAGTATCTTCTCCGCGATCGTGTGTTTGGTGCGGCTCATGTTTACCTGTTAGACTGTATTGCGGCACCTTATATGAAAGTAAGCGAGCCACGCGCGTACGGCACGCTCCTCCGCTGCGCCGCGGCGCAGTTGCAGTAACCGCGGGGGACAAGGATTCCGTTAAGTCGCCGACTGGCGTTCGCTCGCCGGTCAGATGCGCGACGCGAGGCTGATAGCGGCAGTCATGCTCCTTACGATGCTCCCGCCGCCAGCCGACGGCGCGCAGGGCATTGACCTCGACCTGACGATGGAGTCAGGGACGACGGCCGAGAAGGGGTACGCCATCCCCGCATTCGGGCAACTCACGGCCGCCGGCAACCCCGTCGCCTTGCAAAACATCTCGCTCCTTGTGGACGGTGTAGCGAAGGCCTACGGGACGACCTCGACCGGCGGGTGGTACTCGACAAGCGTGAAGTTCGCAACACTCGGTACTCACAGTTTGCAGGCGGCGTACCTACGCGGGACGGCGCTTGAGACGAAGAGCGGAGTACGGAACATCACAGTGGTTTCACCGCCACCTCCCACTTTGACGATGGCTGTCTTCGCCGTCGCAGACACGTACCACGCCAACGGCCCGAGTTCACACTTCACCGCCAATGTGACGCTCGACGGGGACGTGAGGCGTTACGGCGCCGCGTTGGTCGGGGCGCCGATAACCGGCAACGTCACCATGAGGTTCGAGGAGGATTGCCAGTTGCAGCATTGCGATCCGCCAATCCATCCTCGTAACCAGACGCGCAATTTCTCGATCTCGACGGACTCGAAGGGCCACTATCGGCTCACGGTCGGCACATTCTACCGAGACCACGGCTACGTGGCCTGCCCTCCCGTGGATTTCGAGGTCAGGGCGCGCCACGAGTCCGACGGGAACGTCGTGACGGCCTCGATAAATGAGACGCGTGGCCTTTGCCCGTGATCGACAAGACGGCGCTCCCCCGACCATGCCGCCCGTCGCAAGCGGGCAAAAACGCGGGCGAGGCCTAGGCCGCCAGTTTCGCGGCGATCCTGCCCTCGACGTAGTCTCGCTCCGCGAGGACGACCTTCACCTTGTCGCCGAGTCGCAATCTCACGCGTATCGCTTCCCCGGTCTTTTCATCGACGAGTTCTCGCCAATTCTTGGCCGAGACTTCGGCCACGAGTTCTAGGCGTTCGATCGACCCCGTGAAGAGCACGGCGTCGAACTCGTCGACCGACCACGGGCCACCTGGGATGTCCGAGGCGGAAATGCGGGCCTCGACGCCGTCCGGGAGGGAAAGGAACACGCCGCCCTTCGTGACCCCGTTGACCACGGCCTCGACGGTCGTACCGGCCGCGACTTCACGCGCCTTGAACGTCAAAGCCGAATCGACGACGGAGCGCTCCAATCCATCGGCGGCCGCCCCCTGCTTCGTGCATTGAGCGCTTTGCATCGCGATCTCATCGTGGTCGTGGGGAGGCGAACCCCCGGGGCGCCCCTGGAGAAGCCATCGGAGTTGGCGATGGACGACGAGGTCCGGGTACCTCCTGATGGGGCTCGTGAAGTGGCAGTACAGGCCGGACCCGAGGCCGAAGTGGCCGATGTTGTCCGGCGTGTAGAATGCGCGCCCCATGCAGCCTAGGAGTTTGAGGTACACGAGCTCCTTTAGGGCGACGTCCCGCACGCCCTCCACGGTCTCCAG encodes:
- a CDS encoding response regulator; translated protein: MLTRYLVVDDSPAIRLRTVSYVKQADPRPSWIIEAGSREEALDLFAAQKPDVVFLDMVMKGDQDGLDTLRAIVKTNPKTIVVMCTGLSRDDPSVLKAISEGAFDYIQKPVRSEDVKRVLDLASQEIKRIQARA
- a CDS encoding 3-isopropylmalate dehydratase large subunit: MSRTKHTIAEKILASKSGRARVVPGEIIEAKVDVAMAHEALAQVVDPFKRMGAGKVWAPERVVVPIDHWVPASTESAARLHKACREFVNQYGIPNFYDVGRQGICHQILVEEGFVLPGDLVVGTDSHTNMAGALGSFACGIGPTEMAAVFSTGDIWLRVPETMRMNVTGRLHFPVSSKDLVLKIIGTIGDDGARYRAVEFTGKGIAAMEMWERFTLTNMTTEMGAKAGIVPPDAETARYLAGLDVKNGRRGEIERNMTLKSDEGATFRSDLQFDLDSLEPQVALPSSPENVKAVKDVETGQVDQVFIGSCTNARLEDLRIVANILRGSKVKRGTRLVVFPASTSIYNQCLREGIIDIIVDAGGIFNAASCGACFGGMGGVLAGGETCISTSNRNYVGRMGHAQSKSYLVSPATAAASAIDGKLIDPREYVTEGDAKRILAAPMARR